The DNA sequence ttgcttcccatctgaaggcattcttattccagtagatttactttttcccttttggttttggttaagaaattagtaactcaggagttatccaattcaacagcataattgataattgttatcttgccaatttagttgaacttcaataatcctaatcttttcttaggaaataaataggattcgaagatcaaaccaatttgtcccttgactttcctttgctttagtaaaggtcaactaagtggaattaagattcaatcttctttattattgataaggataactaagtctggacttctaatttcttataccttgccaagagattttattattattattttattttacttgtcatataacatattcccaccttacttctaaaacccccgatttacaatcttcataaccaataataagaacatacttccctgcaattccttgagaagacgacccgaggtttgaatactcggttatcaatttcaaaggggtttgttatttgtgacaaccaaaacgtttgtatgaaaggacttttgaaggtttagaaactatacttgcaacgaggatttatctacaaatttctagaccacgcaaaagttctctcatcaaaatggcgccgttgccagggaattgcaaatatGGGCTTTAGCAACGCCAAAATCTGCAAtgccttaaaaccgttctcttagatGGTTTTAGACAACGATTTTTTACAGTGTTACTGTTGAAGTTcagttttcattattttataacaacaaaataaaaccgttctttttgactattttaaagaacggttttataaccgttacTAGAATTTGGTTTTAAGTAACTGTTTTTTAatgttgtttaaataattatacaaaagatacgcttaaaaaccgttgccaaagttgctacactttaaaaccgttctcttagatGATTTTAGACAACGATTTTTATAGTGTTGCTGTTGAAGTTGAATTTTTCATCAAgttataacaataaaataaaaccgttctctttgactattttaaagaacggttttataaccattacaataattttttattaagcaacaattttttaatatttaaataattatacaaattaaaagatacatataaaaatagttctctataaatattaatttagtaGAATACTCGaaaattattgttataaataaataacaaaaattatttataaagaaaataaatttaaaataaatttataataaatattattttttgtttcattctcacttttaaatttaacatttttttacttttaaacaaATTTTTGAGAAACTCTTTATAGAACAAAACACAGAactttggtgtttttcctcctcTACTAACTCTAAGTccctaattattaaataaatttttatattttaattataaaatttaataattataaaataataaaaattttaaataatttaatttaaataattaatatatttataatttaatactttaaaatttatgaataaaaaaattaattatatcctaattttattaaaattaggcaCTCTTAATTCAAAAATACCCAAATCAAACTAtaacctaaccctaatttttatcTAACCCTACTTCTATTTCACACACTGCCCTCAGCACTTCCCTCACCCCCCCACGTAACACACACCACATACATACACAGAGATGACAGAGAGGAAAAGAGGGAGCCTCCGTCGTGTCGCCACCGTTCAGCCCATCACCGCTGCCATGTTGCCACCGAGCCGCGGGTCACgatgggaagagagagagagagaggcgcgCAGAGttcaaaaggagagagagaggccgAACGCGAGGCGGGAGGGAACCCTCATCGTCGCCGTTCGTGGAGTCTGTGCCAGCACTGTCGTCGCTGTAGCGGAGGAGCGTCCCTGTCTCTGCGAGCTGCCGCCATCGAAGCTTCTACTTCTGCTTTGCTGCTTCTGCTGTCACGCCGTCGTCCCTCTAGATATCGCTGCTTCTGAATCCCCTGTCACTAGTTCTCTGCTTCTGAATCCCCTATCACTGGTTCTCTGCCTCCTCATTGTTGCTCAACCTCTATTTAGGTAACTCAAATGTCTCTTATTCTGTgagtttaattgatttggtttctatTTTGATTTCAAGAATTTTACAGATTAGAAGTGCAGAAGGAACCTAACCATTGCAATACTCTAACATTCTTGatccaaattattttatttatcatctACACTCAATATTTGTATAATGAAAAGTCCTACTGTATTGTTAAGCTTCTATTAATTTGTTAACAAAGTAGAACCCTACTGTTATAGTTAAGCTTCTACATGAATAAGCTTCTTTCAAAGAAATGGAACATGGCTCAAATATGACTTTTGATTTAGTCCCGTAACTTATTATTTAGTGTTTGTTTTCAGAAAGACAGTGTTGTGTTAGTAAGGGGTTGCTTGGATTTCTTGGACTTTttaatattcttattttaattctaattgcCCTCATACTCAATTTCACCAAACTGGAACCTTTTCATACACTTACCCTGAAGCAGCTTGGTTTGATCATTGGCAAAGGTCAGTTATTCATTATTATTAGTAGCTTGACATTGTGGTTTAGTTCTTTTACTTTCATATTCATTGCATAGGACAATAATTTGTGCATTTTTTTCCTTTGAATCTACTGCTGCTTGTGCAATCTgatgagaattttttttaatggtcGAATATATGGCTAAATTTTTGCATAGGACAATAATTGGTTTCCATGTTGTGTTGTAATTGAAACCGTCTAATCTAAATAAGTTTGTATTCCATGGAAGGCCAGCGTGGAAGGAAGCTTGTGCTACTCTTCAAAAGCTCTTTTCAGGTACAAGTTGCAACCTcaatttgttcttttcttttacaAGTAGGACAAGGTGATTTGTGTGGTACAATATTGAAGGAATCTGggtaggaaagaaagaaagaaataaaaataaaaggaaaagaataaaatagagaaaaaatgtCATTTATTAGTTGAGCAAACAAACATTCTAATGCCTTAAACATTACACTGGCTTCTACTTCCATTAACACTTTCACTGGTTTTGTTGGATGGaaatcttcttctttgtttccacATTCTAATGCCTTAAACGCTACACTTTAACTCCCTTTCAACCCAAAACTGCACTTATCCGTCACTTGCTCTGCCTCTTCTTCCGGTACCAcagttttttctttcttctcattgTGCTCTTCATTTTGTTCAATttagcttctttttcttttttatttttctttcagttcATTTATTTTTTGAAGTGGTAATGTAGCTACTTTATCTGTGTGATAATAAAGGTGACATTGCTTGTTCCTAATAGCATTCAGTTTTAACAAATTTGTTGCTTTAGATAGTGGTGCAAATTGTTATAGGGTTCTAGGAGAGGGTAATTCAGGTATTTTTGAGTCATTGAGATGAATCAATTAATGGAGATTGTTGAATTTGATTGATTGAAGGCAtgaaaaaagaggagaaaaagtTCTGTTAACAATTAACATTCATTTGTAtgttttacagaaatgagtaatatTGTTTAAATTTGGGAGACTGTTATAAGCATTTCTTTCTTTTGATTACTCTTTCATTTTCTTGATTATACTCATTTAAGCAAGAGAACTTCATGATTTTTGTGGTGATTTTGTCTTCAGATCCTCTGCTGGTGAAGGCTGCCAGAGGAGAACCTGTTAGTCGGCCACCAGCAAGGATGATTTTGTCTTCATGATATATTTGAGCATTGTTTGTGTATTGACATTTGACAAATCTATTTGTGGTGTCAAATTATCTTCAAATCTTATATTTTGTTTGTGATTTTTTAGTTGGCATTGATGCTTATATTTGCAAGTTACTCCAAAACTGCTGGTTTAAGTCGATTTTGAGGAGTATAGCTATATACTTATTAACAAATACTTGAACGAATGAAACTATATAATACTACGTCTTTTCTCTTAGCTTATTATGCTATACTAGTTCAGTTCGTTGTAATTACTGTGAGGAGCATAGCTATATACTTATTATTGCTTATTATGCTATACTAATTAGTTTAGTGAGATtgtattattattagttattattgatGGATCATGTGAATTAACCTCAATTTCTTTTGGGTTATTAACTCACCTGGTGTGGAACTTCTTAGTTTATGCATTTTTATTTTAACCAAGAGATTTATTCTTTCATGTAGGTAGGTTCTTTCAACCAAAGCACTCTAGCATCTCAAGCAAAGAACATGGTCTCTGCTCCCAtccttttcattcttttttttcttaattcataattaaggAAGATACTAATATACTTGAGTTTTTTCTAACTTAGCCTTTGCTTATTGGGTTCAAGTCAGAACTTTTATAGCATGAAGTATATATTGTTTTTAAATTCGCCAGACAAGGTTGGTACATAACATTGTGTTTGTCTTTTTAATGCTTATTATTCAGGTATTCTAATTTGCCAAAAATGTTTATACAGATAAAGATCAGATTTAAGATTCTTTCTAATTCTTTATGTGGAGCAGTTACCATTAAAGCCAAGAGAGTCCACTCAAGCTGGGTTACCACACCAACTTtgttgaagaaaaatgaaaaaattgtcACCCTTAGGCtatagtatttttgtattttgaaaaatgatgatgatataaGTAAAAGTAGTTATGACCTAGACTAGTATTATGTTATTTTGCAATGATGATATATTGTGATTGTGGATCTTATAacaatttttataagtcaaatttgTTGGTAAATGTTCAATTAGTTTTCTTTAGTAATTTGATTTAaatagtttaaattatttattgacaataaattaaaaaaaaatttagaactatTTTTACTCATGAGAAaactattgtaaataaagaattatatattataaaaaaccGTTGTCAAAAGTCACAAAAGGCAATGGTGTTAAAACCGTTGTCAAAGACAACTAAAAAATGAGAATAGTATTAAAACCATTGCCAAAAAATGATATTATTGGCAATGCTTTAAAACCGTTGGCTTTGTGAAAAATAAAACTAcaacagtttaaaaccgttgcctatcCAGTTATGGATTTAACCCGTTATGTCATGAAAGAGAACGGTTTAAAACCGTTGCTTATCGAGTAACGGTTCAAAACCGTTGtataaaattttctttcaaaaccGTTGTCTATGCTAGTAACTTTGGCAACGGTTATTTTGTTACTgttgccttaggtaaaaaaccgttgcctttgagcattggcaacggccgcatataccacaggtcaaaaaccgttgccaaagcaTTGCCTAAAGTTTTAGGAACGGTTTCTCAATCTacggcaacggtttttgaccgttgcgaaaacccttatttgttgtagtgattcaaaaaaaaggctttcatatttacaattttaggagtagatgtagtttttagagagagaggttctctcctctctcttaggattaggatttaggacttctcttagttttaggagtgactctcaatcccaggttcaatgttcttttatttatttttccaatttaatttatgaacatccatgtcagatttaagtttttttgttaatgcaatttgaggtatttcagtttaatattgctttcttttatttacatgattattgcttcccatctgaaggcattcttattccagtagatttacttttccccttttggttttggttaagaaatcagtaacacAGGAGTTAtgcaattcaacagcataattgataattgttatcttgtcaattgagttgaacttcaataatcccaatcttttcttaggaaataaataggattcgaagatcaaaccaatttgtcccttgactttcctttgctttagtaaaggtcaactaagtggaattaagattcaatcttctttattattgataaggataactaagtctggacatccaatttcttataccttgccaagagattttattattattattttattttacttgtcatataacatattctcaCCTTACTTCTAAaacccccgatttacaatcttcataaccaataataagaacatacttccctacaattccttgagaagatgacccgaggtttcaaaactcggttatcaatttcaaaggggtttgttacttgtgacaaccaaaacgtttgtatgaaaggacttttgaaggtttagaaactatacttgcaacgaggatttatccgcaaatttctagaccacacaaaagttctctcatcaaaatggcgccgttgccaggaaattgcaaacgtgtgccttattattgtttattgtaaatatttgctttttgcttgtttaattgtttttatttttttgctttttcgtaaattaagaggttattggtttttattttaaattatttcaaaaatcaaatttcaaaattcaatatttaaatttcaattttcaaaatttcaaaattcaaaatttcaaaaatttaaaattcaaaatttcaattttcagatttcaaaatttaattttcaaaatttcaaaatttaattttcaaatttaaaaatttaaataaccttttaatttaaatttgtttttatttttgtttttaatttttatttactatcatgagttctcacccccatcgctacgagtctggttacaattatgttgcaggaagaagaaattacaatgagaacaggcatcaaggttgaaacaatcaaagatgggaggagccacaaggatttgatcaacccccatggcaacaaccacctccaatggactatcaacaaccaccaccatatgcctataaaccctctcctcaacataactttggaccaccaaactcacaagccccttttcaccattcacctctatatgaccctaaccctcaaccaccataccaaccaccttatgagccatatgaaccatatatagaaccaccccaattccaacccaattactcacaagaaccaccacttcaatattcaccatctccatatccatcaatccaagagcactatgatcctatttatgaaagccgggtgcatcaagagacaaaggatcgtttcaaggaaacaatggatcgatttcaggcaaccattcgtcaattggagcaagcgataaatcaattagcttcccgatgtttggacactcaaggaaccccatggcttcatgtggacaatctaatgaagaacgtagcatgaaagagatactagaaactccagtgaatagtacggagcatgactttgtactggaacaagtggaggaagccagaattattgaagaagaagaagtggttgaagacttaggagatgtagaacctccatgggaaagtctagtcatagaacccccttctaagacatttgaaattgatactgaggagggtgtacaacctccaggacatgtcacagttgaagacttggaagaggttgaccaagaggaagaggttgaaattgaagaagcttgcaaagaggtggtaattatcagagaagagcacaagggagtggagcttgcaatttcattaagaatacctccccctaagttgccatcatccttcacaacattcaagtgggtaaaattcatatcccttagctttctaattccacttgaatatgggctactggagacggatggtcaacttagagctctttgtaacattaagagtaagaggaagatggccagtggtaagaattgtcctgtaaggttcatcatggttggaagctttaagtttaaatgcaaaggttggtgtaaggctcaattgaatgggtctaggaagttgtttggacgcttcggtgagaattctaaggctgaaccacccggatggaatcatgataatcaacttgaagacgggtgtagaaacaagatttgggaccctggaggttactggaatcacaaacattggtggagattcctggatgagttcaaacacaagccaccataacagggagctcaccaaatgtccaacttaaggactttaactaaaagtgctaggtgggagacaacccaccatggtatgatcgtttctttttcaattttatttcatgttgtttgcttttattttattttaattttcattgaatctggaagttttcatagcattcacattaagcattgcattaaaaaaaagagagaagcacgcacgcgacgcggcacgcgaccgcgtcatatttttttaaagcccactcacgcgatcgcatgccccatgcgatcgcgtcacccaatatttggcaattaatgatttttgaacagagagttgtgcgagagcgaggctgccctcgcgccagtagcataaaatgggtcacgcgaccgcgtgaccgacgcaatcgcgtcaatcagtttaagcgcaagccgcgcgaccgcgtgccccacgcgtccgcgtcgcttgcgccgcacaacttatcctaatttgccaaatatcttatctttttctcccccaatcctaatttttcctccctcctttctttcttactttacttctttcccttctcattcttcttatcttttattttattttacttaatttatttgcatatttcattcattgtatcttaattttgtgcatatttttgttttcttttttaaattcattatttttcctttagtgttaaaattttcttatttaactgttgcatcttctcttgaattattttgggtgcttagtgacttgttttattctggataggtaatattatttatatcaatgccaatcttttatacctataTTACgtttacattgacatgaatttatattatctctccttacccacactctcttccctatttttgcaaatttttgcattcctgatttgccatgtacttctactgttttctcatttgcatgttgtagctaccatgtaattgagatccttattatctggcattaacacccatattttatttattttctatctttatttttgggttactttttttcttttccctcttcttttaggatggccaccacgtAGGGAGCGGAAAAACTTCTtaaggggagacagacaagtccatctgcacaatccttgaagaaaagcatcagttggaacaacccgtccacctgtacatctcagcatgcaccgaggacggtgcaatctttaagtgtggggaggtcgataccgatctccatgggttagtatttcgttctcaaacaccaatgttctattttccttgttagttgttgcatttgcatgtttgattgcatatttgtttgtttgattttatgcaaactttaccacttggttgaagtaatattttctttttcaagaaaccttttaagagtatttcactaatttgaataaaatttaatgttacacttgtttgaagagatattatactggaacatggtttagagctcgaacacacaaaacctgtgagattttgagcctatttgaattggttgcatttttcaaccaatattttattttttgatgtgtgtttttctctctaaaattgtgatctttgtcttgcttaattctatatttccatagtttgatgtatgcatacacttatatgattgaggcctttgtttcactaagcttacatacccatatggccttacctttcattatcccttgcaaaccaatgttgagcctattatacccctttgttctttactttagcacatcactaactctaagcgaaaaataataatgtccttaatttgaatccttagttagcttagactagtgagagtgctcatgaattaagtgtggggaagttgaatttagaaaaatttggtttgagaattgagtatgttagaattttctgaaaatgtgaagaaaaaatgtttaggacatgattcatgcatccaataatttaatcatatacattgagaaaaataaaagaaaaaaaaaggtgaaaaaaagaaaagaaaaaaaagagcaaataaaaaggggataaaatgccccaaagtaaatgatgaaagtaatgcatatgtactgtactcaaaatcggatgcatgaatatgtggaaaaaatagttaatgggtagttagattttgcattgtaattacatggattgtcttaagttaggtggaaaaagtttaagttaattaaggattcagattttagtccacttggccaaatacaaccctaccttgaccctaaccccattacaacccttaaaagacctcttgatatgtgtatctgtgcattaaatttatgttgattgttagatgaagagcaagccttagaaagaaaggttagtagagaattgagagaatcgaacctaaaaacaCTTGactgattagagtgtatacactaccagtgagggttcgatgctcaattccttgttccctgctttcatgagctactttCTTGTTGCAAgtttatttgtacttcattttcatgatttgaattaatgaaatctagttcatatttcctcttgaaagatttgtttacttttaaccaagtaggtagaatcatttttgcatgtagttgcattcatatagataggttgcattgcatactctctatcatgcCTCTTCAtatttatagcttctcttgagcttagcatgaggacatgctaatgtttaagtgtggggaggttgataaaccactattttatggtttatcttgtactcaattgagtggttttatctactctttatccacttattcatactatttgcatggttttacatttgccttcctaattatgtgctttgattgaaaacatgcttcttttgacttataattgctaatattaatcctctcttatcaccattagatgccttgatatgtgtgttaagtgctttcaaagattatagggcaggaatggcttagaggatcgaaaggaagcatgcaaaattggaaggaatacaagaagttggagaaattgctaagctgtccagcctaacctcttcgcacttaaaggctataactttagctacaaagatccaaatgaagcggttccagatgcgttggaaagctaacgtccggggcttcgatttgatatataatatgccattgtttccctgacgctaggcgacgcgactgcgtgctccatgcggccgcgtcgcagtgatgaaaatcagcgtgtttgaattcacaaccagcgaattctgggctgtttctgacccagtttgcggcccagaaaacacagattagaggctataaagtgggggaatgcatccattcaaaaaaagtctttcatatttacaattttaggagtagatgtagtttttagagagagaggttctctcctctcacttaggattagggtttaggacttttcttagttttaggagtgactctcaatcccaggttcattgttcttttatttatttttccaatttaatttatgaacatccatgtcagatttaagttcttttgttaatgcaatttgaggtatttcagttta is a window from the Arachis hypogaea cultivar Tifrunner chromosome 17, arahy.Tifrunner.gnm2.J5K5, whole genome shotgun sequence genome containing:
- the LOC112765212 gene encoding uncharacterized protein isoform X5; the encoded protein is MTERKRGSLRRVATVQPITAAMLPPSRGSRWEEREREARRVQKERERPNARREGTLIVAVRGVCASTVVAVAEERPCLCELPPSKLLLLLCCFCCHAVVPLDIAASESPVTSSLLLNPLSLVLCLLIVAQPLFRPAWKEACATLQKLFSDPLLVKAARGEPVSRPPARMILSS
- the LOC112765212 gene encoding uncharacterized protein isoform X7 codes for the protein MTERKRGSLRRVATVQPITAAMLPPSRGSRWEEREREARRVQKERERPNARREGTLIVAVRGVCASTVVAVAEERPCLCELPPSKLLLLLCCFCCHAVVPLDIAASESPVTSSLLLNPLSLVLCLLIVAQPLFSVEGSLCYSSKALFRSSAGEGCQRRTC
- the LOC112765212 gene encoding uncharacterized protein isoform X4, whose amino-acid sequence is MTERKRGSLRRVATVQPITAAMLPPSRGSRWEEREREARRVQKERERPNARREGTLIVAVRGVCASTVVAVAEERPCLCELPPSKLLLLLCCFCCHAVVPLDIAASESPVTSSLLLNPLSLVLCLLIVAQPLFRPAWKEACATLQKLFSGRFFQPKHSSISSKEHAFAYWVQVRTFIA
- the LOC112765212 gene encoding uncharacterized protein isoform X1, producing MTERKRGSLRRVATVQPITAAMLPPSRGSRWEEREREARRVQKERERPNARREGTLIVAVRGVCASTVVAVAEERPCLCELPPSKLLLLLCCFCCHAVVPLDIAASESPVTSSLLLNPLSLVLCLLIVAQPLFSVEGSLCYSSKALFSLCLLGSSQNFYSMKYILFLNSPDKIKIRFKILSNSLCGAVTIKAKRVHSSWVTTPTLLKKNEKIVTLRL
- the LOC112765212 gene encoding uncharacterized protein isoform X2 — encoded protein: MTERKRGSLRRVATVQPITAAMLPPSRGSRWEEREREARRVQKERERPNARREGTLIVAVRGVCASTVVAVAEERPCLCELPPSKLLLLLCCFCCHAVVPLDIAASESPVTSSLLLNPLSLVLCLLIVAQPLFSVEGSLCYSSKALFSLCLLGSSQNFYSMKYILFLNSPDKLPLKPRESTQAGLPHQLC
- the LOC112765212 gene encoding uncharacterized protein isoform X3; translation: MTERKRGSLRRVATVQPITAAMLPPSRGSRWEEREREARRVQKERERPNARREGTLIVAVRGVCASTVVAVAEERPCLCELPPSKLLLLLCCFCCHAVVPLDIAASESPVTSSLLLNPLSLVLCLLIVAQPLFRPAWKEACATLQKLFSVTIKAKRVHSSWVTTPTLLKKNEKIVTLRL
- the LOC112765212 gene encoding uncharacterized protein isoform X6 codes for the protein MTERKRGSLRRVATVQPITAAMLPPSRGSRWEEREREARRVQKERERPNARREGTLIVAVRGVCASTVVAVAEERPCLCELPPSKLLLLLCCFCCHAVVPLDIAASESPVTSSLLLNPLSLVLCLLIVAQPLFRPAWKEACATLQKLFSAFAYWVQVRTFIA
- the LOC112765212 gene encoding uncharacterized protein isoform X9; translation: MTERKRGSLRRVATVQPITAAMLPPSRGSRWEEREREARRVQKERERPNARREGTLIVAVRGVCASTVVAVAEERPCLCELPPSKLLLLLCCFCCHAVVPLDIAASESPVTSSLLLNPLSLVLCLLIVAQPLFSVEGSLCYSSKALFR
- the LOC112765212 gene encoding uncharacterized protein isoform X8 translates to MTERKRGSLRRVATVQPITAAMLPPSRGSRWEEREREARRVQKERERPNARREGTLIVAVRGVCASTVVAVAEERPCLCELPPSKLLLLLCCFCCHAVVPLDIAASESPVTSSLLLNPLSLVLCLLIVAQPLFSVEGSLCYSSKALFSYH